Proteins from a genomic interval of Capsicum annuum cultivar UCD-10X-F1 chromosome 4, UCD10Xv1.1, whole genome shotgun sequence:
- the LOC107871997 gene encoding uncharacterized mitochondrial protein AtMg00810-like: MYANFKIKDLGSLKYFLGIEVLKSKDGILLNQRNYALQLISEAGLSGAKVVRTPLEFNHKLTSVEFDQHLGTTNDPELEDITVYQRLIGKLLYLTITRPDICFSVQVLSQFMQHSKVSHWEAALRIVRYIKNSTGLGVLLKRGTGPTTLTGYCDSDWASYPNTRRSVTGYMVKLGDSLIS, encoded by the coding sequence TTTGGGAAGTCTAAAATATTTCTTGGGAATTGAAGTTCTAAAGTCCAAAGATGGAATCTTGTTAAATCAGAGGAATTATGCCCTGCAACTCATTTCAGAAGCTGGTCTTAGTGGAGCTAAAGTTGTAAGAACTCCATTAGAATTCAATCACAAGTTGACTAGTGTGGAGTTTGATCAACATCTTGGTACTACCAATGATCCGGAGCTAGAAGATATTACTGTCTATCAGAGATTGATTGGCAAGTTGTTATATCTGACCATTACCAGGCCTGATATATGTTTCAGTGTACAAGTTTTAAGTCAATTCATGCAACATTCTAAGGTATCACACTGGGAGGCAGCTCTTAGGATAGTCAGATATATCAAAAACTCAACAGGTCTTGGTGTCTTACTCAAGAGAGGAACAGGTCCTACAACACTTACAGGTTATTGTGATTCCGACTGGGCTTCATATCCTAACACAAGGAGGTCGGTCACTGGTTATATGGTAAAACTTGGAGACTCCTTGATATCTTGA